The proteins below are encoded in one region of Thioalkalivibrio sp. K90mix:
- the aspS gene encoding aspartate--tRNA ligase, whose amino-acid sequence MRTHLCGRVTENELDSEVTLCGWVNRRRDHGGVIFVDLRDHAGLVQVVFDPDREEVFARAEQLRSEYVIRMTGRVRRRPEGTENPDLTTGAVEILGLELEVLNAAKTPPFPLDDEDVGEDTRLRYRYMDLRRPVMQQRLRLRAQVTAAMRRFLETREFLDLETPMLTKATPEGARDYLVPSRTHPGSFFALPQSPQLFKQLLMMSGMDRYYQITRCFRDEDLRADRQPEFTQLDMEMAFVDEADVMDVTEGLIRHLFREVQGVELPDPFPRMAYAEAMARFGSDKPDLRIPLEFTELTEVMQAVEFKVFNGPANDPEGRVAALRVPGGAKLTRKEIDVYTEYVGRYGAKGLAYIKVNDPADLEGGLQSPILKFLPEDVTRQILEKTAAAAGDLIFFGADKASVVNEAIGALRVKLGHDLELVEAGWQPLWVVDFPMFEYDDGDKRLYALHHPFTAPAVDSPDALRANPREALSRAYDMVLNGTEVGGGSIRIHNPEMQQAAFEALGIGEDEAREKFGFLLDALEFGAPPHGGLAFGLDRLVMLMSGAHSIRDVMAFPKTQTAACLLTDAPAPVGEKQLRELGIRLRASATQQAG is encoded by the coding sequence ATGCGAACTCATCTGTGTGGACGTGTCACCGAGAACGAACTCGACTCGGAGGTGACCCTTTGCGGCTGGGTGAACCGCCGGCGTGACCACGGTGGCGTGATCTTCGTCGACCTGCGCGACCACGCGGGCCTGGTCCAGGTGGTGTTCGACCCCGACCGTGAAGAGGTCTTCGCGCGTGCCGAACAGCTGCGCAGCGAGTACGTGATCCGTATGACCGGCCGCGTTCGCCGGCGCCCCGAGGGCACCGAGAACCCCGATCTGACCACCGGTGCGGTGGAGATCCTGGGCCTGGAGCTGGAGGTCCTGAACGCCGCGAAGACCCCGCCGTTCCCGCTGGACGACGAGGACGTCGGCGAGGACACCCGCCTGCGCTATCGCTACATGGACCTGCGTCGCCCGGTGATGCAACAGCGCCTGCGCCTGCGCGCGCAGGTGACGGCCGCCATGCGCCGCTTCCTCGAGACGCGCGAGTTCCTCGATCTCGAGACCCCGATGCTGACCAAGGCCACGCCGGAGGGCGCGCGCGACTACCTGGTGCCCAGCCGCACGCATCCCGGCAGCTTCTTCGCCCTGCCGCAGTCGCCGCAGCTGTTCAAGCAGCTGCTGATGATGTCCGGCATGGACCGCTACTACCAGATCACCCGCTGCTTCCGCGACGAGGACCTGCGCGCCGACCGCCAGCCGGAGTTCACCCAGCTGGACATGGAGATGGCCTTCGTCGACGAGGCCGACGTGATGGACGTGACCGAGGGCCTGATCCGCCACCTGTTCCGCGAGGTGCAGGGCGTGGAGCTGCCGGATCCGTTCCCGCGCATGGCCTACGCCGAGGCGATGGCCCGCTTTGGCTCCGACAAGCCCGATCTGCGCATCCCGCTGGAGTTCACCGAGCTGACCGAGGTGATGCAGGCGGTGGAATTCAAGGTCTTCAACGGCCCGGCGAACGACCCCGAGGGTCGCGTGGCCGCGCTGCGCGTGCCGGGCGGGGCGAAGCTCACGCGCAAGGAGATCGACGTCTACACCGAGTACGTCGGCCGCTACGGCGCGAAGGGCCTGGCCTACATCAAGGTTAACGACCCGGCGGATCTCGAGGGTGGGCTGCAGTCGCCGATCCTGAAGTTCCTGCCGGAGGACGTGACCCGGCAGATCCTCGAGAAGACCGCGGCCGCCGCCGGCGACCTGATCTTCTTCGGCGCGGACAAGGCCTCGGTGGTCAACGAGGCGATCGGTGCGCTGCGCGTGAAGCTCGGCCACGACCTCGAGCTGGTCGAGGCGGGCTGGCAGCCGCTGTGGGTGGTCGACTTCCCCATGTTCGAGTACGACGACGGGGACAAGCGCCTGTACGCCCTTCATCACCCGTTCACCGCCCCGGCGGTGGACAGCCCGGACGCGCTGCGCGCCAACCCGCGCGAAGCCCTGTCCCGCGCCTACGACATGGTGCTCAACGGCACCGAGGTGGGCGGCGGCTCCATCCGTATCCACAATCCGGAGATGCAGCAGGCCGCGTTCGAGGCCCTAGGGATCGGCGAAGACGAGGCACGCGAGAAATTCGGCTTCCTGCTGGATGCGCTGGAATTCGGCGCGCCGCCGCATGGTGGCCTGGCCTTTGGTCTGGATCGCCTGGTGATGCTGATGAGCGGCGCCCACTCCATCCGCGACGTGATGGCCTTCCCCAAGACCCAGACGGCCGCCTGCCTGCTGACCGATGCCCCGGCGCCGGTGGGCGAGAAGCAGCTGCGCGAGTTGGGCATCCGCCTGCGCGCCAGCGCTACGCAACAGGCCGGGTAG
- a CDS encoding triacylglycerol lipase, whose amino-acid sequence MAGMRASVVTVHGWHMPGLELALLERRLRAGGLEVHRFHYASRHQTPEQAARALAAFVEEVPGDLVHLVAHSLGGIIVRHLFTVAPVQRPGRIVMLGSPLAGSRVAARLARNRLGRWWLGAALDRGLLGGSPILRGREIGMIAGSRPLGPAPLFAQMPPPHDGFVAVDETRGPDVTRHLTLPVSHTGMLFDATVARETLHFLDRGDFLP is encoded by the coding sequence ATGGCCGGCATGCGCGCCAGCGTGGTCACGGTCCATGGCTGGCATATGCCGGGCCTGGAGCTGGCGCTGCTGGAACGCCGGCTGCGCGCGGGCGGGCTGGAGGTCCATCGCTTCCACTACGCCTCGCGCCACCAGACCCCGGAACAGGCGGCACGCGCCCTGGCCGCCTTCGTCGAGGAAGTCCCCGGCGACCTGGTGCACCTGGTGGCCCACAGCCTCGGCGGCATTATCGTGCGCCATCTGTTCACCGTGGCCCCGGTCCAGCGCCCCGGGCGCATCGTGATGCTGGGTTCGCCGCTGGCGGGCAGCCGGGTGGCCGCGCGTCTGGCGCGCAACCGGCTCGGTCGCTGGTGGCTGGGGGCGGCGCTGGACCGCGGTCTGCTGGGCGGCAGCCCAATCCTGCGCGGGCGCGAGATCGGGATGATCGCGGGCAGCCGTCCGCTGGGGCCGGCGCCGCTGTTCGCGCAGATGCCGCCCCCGCATGATGGCTTCGTTGCCGTCGACGAGACGCGCGGTCCGGATGTCACGCGTCACCTGACGCTGCCGGTCTCGCATACGGGGATGCTGTTCGATGCCACGGTGGCCCGGGAAACGCTGCACTTCCTTGATCGCGGTGACTTCCTTCCCTGA
- a CDS encoding DUF3524 domain-containing protein, whose translation MQPAAPRILLLSAYRADSHAAWADWLTRQFSEFDWERRELPGRHFRWRIRGNPISWLETLGDAHPDAIMATSMVDLATLRGLHPALAQTPALYYFHENQFAYPTQAGQNPSVDPQMVQLYGALAADRIAFNSRYNRDTFLDGVDRLLARMPDQVPPGVRTTLAERGEILPVPIQAITSTDHTERDPNLILWNHRWEYDKAPDDFAEAMLQLARKGIDFRLALLGPRPVSPPESLARLRADLADRIVVDTKCSREEYEEWLCRAGIVVSTARHEFQGLSLLEAARAGVLPLVPDALVYPEQYPTSCRYATGDTESLAARLGAWLSGERPPVPDIGDWHAGRLEPQWRRQIEDLLETRRGVD comes from the coding sequence GTGCAGCCCGCGGCGCCCCGCATCCTGCTGCTGTCCGCCTACCGTGCGGACAGCCATGCCGCCTGGGCCGACTGGCTGACCCGGCAGTTCTCCGAGTTCGACTGGGAGCGCCGGGAACTGCCAGGCCGCCACTTCCGCTGGCGCATTCGGGGCAACCCAATCTCCTGGCTCGAGACCCTCGGCGACGCCCACCCCGATGCCATCATGGCGACCTCGATGGTCGACCTCGCCACGCTGCGCGGCCTCCACCCGGCGCTCGCGCAAACGCCCGCGCTGTACTACTTCCACGAGAACCAGTTCGCCTACCCGACCCAGGCCGGCCAGAACCCCTCGGTGGATCCGCAGATGGTGCAGCTCTACGGCGCCCTGGCGGCCGACCGCATCGCGTTCAACTCGCGCTACAACCGCGATACCTTTCTCGATGGCGTCGACCGCCTGCTCGCACGCATGCCGGACCAGGTACCCCCGGGTGTGCGCACGACGCTCGCCGAGCGCGGCGAGATCCTGCCCGTACCCATCCAGGCCATCACGAGCACCGACCACACAGAACGTGATCCGAACCTGATCCTGTGGAACCACCGCTGGGAATACGACAAGGCACCGGACGACTTCGCCGAAGCCATGCTGCAACTGGCCCGCAAGGGGATCGATTTCCGACTGGCCTTGCTCGGCCCTCGGCCCGTCAGTCCCCCGGAGTCCCTCGCCCGACTGCGCGCAGACCTGGCGGACCGCATCGTTGTGGACACCAAGTGCTCGCGCGAGGAATACGAAGAGTGGCTGTGCCGGGCGGGGATCGTGGTCAGCACCGCACGCCACGAGTTTCAGGGCCTTTCGCTACTGGAGGCCGCCCGCGCGGGCGTACTGCCGCTGGTGCCCGATGCCCTGGTATACCCCGAGCAGTATCCGACCAGCTGCCGCTACGCCACCGGTGATACCGAGTCATTGGCCGCCCGCCTGGGCGCATGGCTGAGCGGTGAGCGACCGCCCGTCCCTGATATTGGCGACTGGCATGCCGGCCGACTGGAGCCACAATGGCGGCGTCAGATCGAAGACCTGCTGGAGACCCGGCGGGGCGTCGACTGA